AAATTATTACTGTATCTTCTGTTGATATATAAGTATAATTATTTGTACTAAAGTGTCCCCAATTAATACCTATATAATTCTTTTTATTTAAGAAAGTCTCATGTAATCTTACAAAATCAATAATAATCTTGTCTTCTATTACACTCAATTTTTCAGTAAACTCGTATTCTTTAGTACAAACAATTAAAACTTCATTTTCTGAAATTATTGTATCCAAATCCGATACGAGTAGTTTAGACAAATGGGGGATTCGAGCTTCAATATAGTCCTTATTTGTACCTGTTAAAATGGTTAAGTTTATATTCTTATCGTATATAGATATATCTTTGCCTTGGCCTATTAAAGATTCTATAACTCGAACAGCTGGACTGTTTCTTAAATCGTCTGTCCCTTCTTTAAAGCTCAAACCTAAAAACCCCATTTTTTTTCCTGCATATTGCTGAATCATCATAATAGCTCGCTCTATTTGATTTTCATTAGTTACACTAATGCCATCAATTACAGGTGTTTTTACATATAAATCATGCGCTAACATTTGTAAACCTTTTAAATCTTTTGGTAAACATGACCCTCCAAAAGCAAAACCTGGTTTAAAATAATAATTGGAAATATTCAATTGTTTGTCTTTGCAAAATATACTCATAACCTCATGAGAATCAACTCCTAAAGAAGAACATATATTTCCTACCTCGTTGGCAAATGAAATTTTTAAAGCATGGTAAGTATTATTAACATACTTCATAATCTCAGCTACTTCTAAACTTGTTTTTACAATTTCACATGGTAAATTACTGTATAATGAAGCTATTTTATCAGCAGCATAATCACTATCGGAACCAATTAAAGTGAGAGGTGGATTATAATAATCTTCCACTGCACTTCCTTCTCTTAAAAACTCTGGATTATCCACTACCATAAATCCTTCATTTCTCTTTTTTCCTGAAACTTTTTCTATAATGCTTGCGACCTTATCACATGTACCTGGTAGAACCGTGGATCTAATAGCTATTATATGTATTCCATTTTTTGATATAAGTGCTTCTGCTATATTCTCTGCAACTTTAAAAATATAATTAAAATTTAAATGTCCATTTATTGTAGAAGGAGTTCCTACTGCAATTATACTCACTTCTGAATCGCGTACTGCCTCACTTGAATCCATCGTAGCTGAAACATTTCCTTTATCAAATTGTTCCTTCAATATTTTATCAATATCCTTTTCTATAATGGTGGGCATTCCCTGGTTGATCAAATCAACTTTGTTTTTATTTATATCAACTCCTATTACTTTATGTCCGTTTTTTGCAAGGCAGCCTAAACTAACACAGCCTACATAGCCGAGGCCGAAAATACTAATATTCATATATTTGTTTTTATTGATTAAGTTTTAAACAGGTACTATTGTTTCCTTCAAAAAGGGAAAGCTGATAATTTTTATGATTTATTTTGAAAAATATAGAAAGGAAATAGTGCTAAATAAAGAGCATTAACTTCTAAAAAGTAAAACTTTAAAATTTATATTCTTGACAAAACAACTAGAATTGGTAAAAAAGTTTTATTATTAAACAAAAGATCTATACAATAAAACTCATTATATTATTCTCTTTTTAATTCGAAAATTGTTATTTCTGGTCTCACATTAAACCTTATTTGCCACAAGTGACCTAGAGCTCTATTAATATATAAAGTTCTTTGCTTAGAGAGGTTTATTTTTCCTGCTCGGTATGTTTTATTTTTAACTGGTAGAATGGGTGGAGGAAGAAATGGTGGCTTAACTTGACCACCATGTGTATGCCCTGATAAAATCCAACTATTATAATTTTTCCATACATTTAAATCACAAACGTCAGGATTATGACATAAAACTAAATTTGCTTTTCGAATATCTAGTTTAGATAAAGCTTTTTCAGGATGAAAGTTAGTCCCCCACAAATCATCAATCCCAATAATATTTAAACCTTTAATCTCTATCTGCTCATTTCGTAATATCTTAATTCCAGATTCATCTAAAATTTTAATAATCGTATTTGCTACACTTTCTTGCCTCCATTTCTTACCATAATCATGATTGCCTAATACCCCAACAGTACCATATTTTCCTATTACAGCACTTTCCATTACTATTTTAAGTTGCTCAAACTGTCTATCGTTATAACTTATGTAATCTCCTGTATAAACCACTATATCTGGATTAAACTTTTGAGCTTTTTTGAAAGAATCGATTAGGTAATTCCAATCAAATCTATTACCAACATGAATGTCACTAATTTGCATTATATGTTTACCAACTAAATCTTCTGGCAAATTTTTAATGGGCATTTTTATTCTAACAAAATCGAGCCAAAAAGGTTCAATTTTCCAAGAATATAACGCGGATAAAAAACAAATTCCAAGAGAAGTGAGCCCTCCTTTTTTGATGAATTTTCTTCTATTCAATTTTTATTTATATCAAATATGAAAAATTTGGAATAGATTTATAAACTTAAATCAATTTCTATTCTCTCTGTGTAAACTTTAGGTATGTTACTTTAAAATTAGCAGAAACAATAAGCCTATTATAATTCGATAATAACCAAAATATTCAAAACCATATTTTTCAACAATTTTCAAAAAAATATTAACGGCTATCCAAGCAGTGCCAAAGGAGATAAATAATCCTAAACTTAAAAAAAAGATTTCTTTGTTTGATATCTCTAAAGGTGTTTTCAATAAATCATATGTACTAGCTGCAAACATGGTTGGAATTGCAAGCAGAAATGAAAACTCCGTTGCCTGCTTTTTATCCAATCCATTTAATACACCTCCCACAATTGTAGCTGCGGCTCTAGAAACACCTGGTATCATAGAAAAACACTGCGTCAGCCCAATAATAAAAGCATTTTTATATGAAATATTTTCCAATATAGCGGTCTTACTTTTTTGATTAATAACTTTTTTATCAATTAAAATTAAAATTATACCACCAATGATTAATGAAACAGCAACAATGGTGGGATTAAATAAATACGTTTTAATAAAATTGTATAATAAAAATCCAATGATTGCTGTGGGTAAAAATGCTACTACTAATTTTCTGTAAATGGCAACTCCTTGTAATAATCTTTTAGAATAAATCAAAACTATTGCCAAAATCGCTCCTAATTGAATAAAAATCTCAAAAGTTGTAACAAATGCAATACTTTCAATTTTCATTAAGCTCGAAGCTAAAATCATATGTCCCGTTGAGGATATGGGAAGGAACTCCGTGACTCCTTCAATTATAGCAAGAATTATTGCTTGAATAATATCCATGTTTTAATATATTTTTATATAGTTTCAATTCTTACATTAAGAAAAAACAACCAATTAGTTTTTTCTTAAGAAGTAACATTCATCTGTAATTTATTTCTTAAATTCTATAATTTTTTGTTCCATAAAATCAACCATGTCATCCCATTCATTGACCAAATTTTCTCTAAATTTCAATTGTAATTCTAAATCATTGGAGGCTTCAATTATGTAGTTTATTCTAGGTACTGCCGTATCTCCTGGTAAATGTTTAAGCACCCCTTGATTTATAAGAATTTTATTAGCTTTCATTTCCCGAATACCTGTGTAAATACTTGGAACTCCTAACATAGCCCCTTCTCTTGCCATGCTATCTCCTGAGGAAATAACAAGTTTAGAGTAATACATAAGAGAATGTATATCATCTACAGGCTCTACTAAAGGAATCCAATTTCTAGGAAATTTTGTCTGAATATTTTTATCTTCAAGCGATAATATGATGGGTAATTTTTTTGATATTTGTTCTGAAAAGCAACAAATAATAGCATCTTCCTGATTAAAATAATTGAATGATTTATTACTTACTTCTCTTACAAAAACATATCCATATGGTTTTAATCCATAATTATGAAGTGCCTTAACATTTGGAGAAAACCGCTTTGGGCTTAAATAACTCCACTCTTTAAGACAATTAAAAGTATCTATTTTTCTGTTTTTTTCTACAATTTCAGGAAAAAACAATCGATCGGAAAGGAATGCATTAATTTTATTTATTCTTTTTCTTTCTGGATCATCATAAAATTGAATTATGGGTGTTTTTGTTAATTTACAGGCTAAGGCTAAAGGAGCGCTACTAGCTGCAATGCAGATATTAAATTTATGTTTTTGAATGAGATGGATAAATTTTGAGGCTCTTTTTACATTACCATCCCAAAAAATTGACCATTTAGTACCCTGACTGCTTCCTACAGAAATTAATTCAAAATCTATATATTCTCGCTTTATAATAGCAGGAAGTTTTCCGCGATCCAAATAACAAATAAGTACTGTCCATCCTTTATTTTTAAGTTCTAAAGCTAATCCTTTAAATAAATTTAATTGTGCAGGATGTTTAATATCTATAAGTATTTTATAATTCATGTGTGATATATTTCTTAACGTTTTTAGTAACTGTGACAGTGTGCTAGGCCTACTTAATTATAAAGCACATGTATGTCCTCGTCTTGATACGGTTTTCAGAATTAATTTTAGCATTACTTAAAAAAGGAAAGTATTGATTGATATTATTATATAAAAAACGCACTAGCATTTTTAATGAAAAAAGCGTCGGTAATTATGTAAATAAGTCAAATGATCAATCTTCCTTTTTCTAATTTTTTTTGCTGGATTTCCTGCATAAATAGTCCATGGTTCTGTGTCTTTTGTTACAACAGAAGCTAAGGCGGCCACAGAACCTTCCGCAATAGTTCGACCCGGTAAAATACTAGCCCCTGTAAAAAGACTAGCATGATCTTCTATTTTAACTGGTGATCCTTCAGATTTGTAACCGGGATCATCCAAATTATGCCCTAAAGTAAAAATTTGAACATGTCCTGCTAAGTCAACATTATTTCCAATAGAGATACCACGTCTCCCATCTAGCAGACAATCATGGCCAATGG
The genomic region above belongs to Mariniflexile litorale and contains:
- a CDS encoding metallophosphoesterase, with translation MNRRKFIKKGGLTSLGICFLSALYSWKIEPFWLDFVRIKMPIKNLPEDLVGKHIMQISDIHVGNRFDWNYLIDSFKKAQKFNPDIVVYTGDYISYNDRQFEQLKIVMESAVIGKYGTVGVLGNHDYGKKWRQESVANTIIKILDESGIKILRNEQIEIKGLNIIGIDDLWGTNFHPEKALSKLDIRKANLVLCHNPDVCDLNVWKNYNSWILSGHTHGGQVKPPFLPPPILPVKNKTYRAGKINLSKQRTLYINRALGHLWQIRFNVRPEITIFELKRE
- a CDS encoding DUF354 domain-containing protein, which produces MNYKILIDIKHPAQLNLFKGLALELKNKGWTVLICYLDRGKLPAIIKREYIDFELISVGSSQGTKWSIFWDGNVKRASKFIHLIQKHKFNICIAASSAPLALACKLTKTPIIQFYDDPERKRINKINAFLSDRLFFPEIVEKNRKIDTFNCLKEWSYLSPKRFSPNVKALHNYGLKPYGYVFVREVSNKSFNYFNQEDAIICCFSEQISKKLPIILSLEDKNIQTKFPRNWIPLVEPVDDIHSLMYYSKLVISSGDSMAREGAMLGVPSIYTGIREMKANKILINQGVLKHLPGDTAVPRINYIIEASNDLELQLKFRENLVNEWDDMVDFMEQKIIEFKK
- a CDS encoding nucleotide sugar dehydrogenase; this encodes MNISIFGLGYVGCVSLGCLAKNGHKVIGVDINKNKVDLINQGMPTIIEKDIDKILKEQFDKGNVSATMDSSEAVRDSEVSIIAVGTPSTINGHLNFNYIFKVAENIAEALISKNGIHIIAIRSTVLPGTCDKVASIIEKVSGKKRNEGFMVVDNPEFLREGSAVEDYYNPPLTLIGSDSDYAADKIASLYSNLPCEIVKTSLEVAEIMKYVNNTYHALKISFANEVGNICSSLGVDSHEVMSIFCKDKQLNISNYYFKPGFAFGGSCLPKDLKGLQMLAHDLYVKTPVIDGISVTNENQIERAIMMIQQYAGKKMGFLGLSFKEGTDDLRNSPAVRVIESLIGQGKDISIYDKNINLTILTGTNKDYIEARIPHLSKLLVSDLDTIISENEVLIVCTKEYEFTEKLSVIEDKIIIDFVRLHETFLNKKNYIGINWGHFSTNNYTYISTEDTVII
- a CDS encoding undecaprenyl-diphosphate phosphatase, yielding MDIIQAIILAIIEGVTEFLPISSTGHMILASSLMKIESIAFVTTFEIFIQLGAILAIVLIYSKRLLQGVAIYRKLVVAFLPTAIIGFLLYNFIKTYLFNPTIVAVSLIIGGIILILIDKKVINQKSKTAILENISYKNAFIIGLTQCFSMIPGVSRAAATIVGGVLNGLDKKQATEFSFLLAIPTMFAASTYDLLKTPLEISNKEIFFLSLGLFISFGTAWIAVNIFLKIVEKYGFEYFGYYRIIIGLLFLLILK
- a CDS encoding acyltransferase, which produces MSNLSLKPGTSIRKFVDFFHFFYLSFANHVVSRIPSYFIRKVFYKYFYRMKIGKNTHLQMGIRVYAPWKIKIGSYCSIGHDCLLDGRRGISIGNNVDLAGHVQIFTLGHNLDDPGYKSEGSPVKIEDHASLFTGASILPGRTIAEGSVAALASVVTKDTEPWTIYAGNPAKKIRKRKIDHLTYLHNYRRFFH